In Vigna radiata var. radiata cultivar VC1973A unplaced genomic scaffold, Vradiata_ver6 scaffold_347, whole genome shotgun sequence, a single genomic region encodes these proteins:
- the LOC106753253 gene encoding CLAVATA3/ESR (CLE)-related protein 25: protein MATSTRASTSFFLPKFFRALLVGGLLCLLLLGGGEGSRQPATQWSEERVKHGVVVGRDMPVDREELDFNYMSKRRVPNGPDPIHNRRAGNSGRPPGQA from the exons ATGGCTACTAGTACTAGAGCTAGTACTAGTTTTTTCCTTCCAAAGTTCTTTAGAGCACTTCTTGTGGGGGGGCTTCTTTGTCTTCTCCTTTTGGGTGGTGGTGAAGGATCAAGACAACCAGCTACACAATGGTCTGAAGAAAGGGTCAAGCATGGAGTGGTAGTTGGTAGAGATATGCCTGTCGACCGTGAAGAATTGGACTTTAACTACATGAGCAAAAGAAGAGTTCCCAATGGACCAGATCCTATTCACAACAG GAGAGCTGGAAATTCTGGTCGACCACCTGGGCAAGCTTAG